The following are encoded together in the Humulus lupulus chromosome 5, drHumLupu1.1, whole genome shotgun sequence genome:
- the LOC133778265 gene encoding deoxyribodipyrimidine photo-lyase isoform X3: MASGSVQPGRIRILKNGSQPSDGKVGPVVYWMFRDQRLRDNWALIHAVDQANKANVPVAVAFNLFDQFLGAKARHLGFMLRGLKQLNLVMEETLQIPFYLFLGEAEETIPNFLRECGASLLVTDFSPLRKVRNCKEEMCRRVGESVTVHEVDAHNVVPIWVASEKLEYGARTIRTKINKKLPEYLIDFPILKPPITKWILENQVTDWDAIIAEVLRKGAEVPEISWCEPGEQAAMEVLMGSKNGFLTKRLKNYSSDRNNPLKPGALSGLSPYLHFGQISAQRCALEARAVRKASPEAVDTFLEELVVRRELADNFCFYQPHYDSLQGAWDWARKTLMNHASDKREHLYTREQLEKAQTADPLWNASQLEMVHYGKMHGFMRMYWAKKILEWTRGPEEALEISIYLNDKYSIDGRDPNGYVGCMWSICGIHDQGWRERPVFGKIRYMNYAGCKRKFDVDGYIGYVKRFVSEMKKRKAENQLCGKPKELRS; this comes from the exons ATGGCCTCCGGATCCGTACAACCGGGACGGATAAGAATTCTGAAAAATGGCTCTCAACCTTCTGATGGAAAGGTGGGTCCCGTCGTTTACTGGATGTTTAGAGATCAACGGCTGAGAGACAATTGGGCTTTGATCCACGCCGTCGATCAGGCTAACAAGGCCAATGTCCCCGTTGCGGTGGCTTTCAATCTGTTTGATCAGTTTTTGGGCGCCAAGGCTCGACATTTAGGGTTTATGCTTAGGGGTTTGAAACAATTAAATCTTGTTATGGAAGAAACTCTTCAAATCCCGTTCTACTTGTTTTTG GGAGAAGCTGAAGAAACTATACCGAATTTCTTGAGAGAATGTGGGGCTTCGCTTCTAGTAACAGATTTttctccattaagaaaagttagAAATTGCAAAGAGGAAATGTGCAGAAGGGTTGGTGAGTCTGTGACTGTTCATGAAGTTGATGCTCACAATGTGGTGCCCATTTGGGTGGCATCTGAGAAATTGGAGTATGGAGCTAGGACTATAAGGACTAAGATAAATAAGAAGCTTCCTGAGTACCTTATTGATTTTCCTATATTGAAGCCACCAATTACGAAATGGATTCTTGAAAATCAAGTGACTGACTGGGATGCAATCATTGCTGAGGTTTTGAG GAAAGGAGCAGAAGTCCCTGAAATTTCATGGTGTGAACCAGGAGAGCAGGCAGCAATGGAAGTTTTGATGGGTAGTAAAAATGGCTTTTTGACAAAACGGTTGAAGAATTATTCTTCTGACAGGAATAATCCATTGAAGCCTGGAGCACTTTCTGGTCTTTCTCCCTATCTACATTTTGGCCAAATTTCAGCACAAAGGTGTGCCTTAGAGGCACGTGCTGTTAGGAAAGCTTCTCCTGAG GCAGTCGATACATTTTTGGAGGAGCTGGTAGTGCGGAGAGAACTTGCTGATAACTTCTGCTTCTACCAGCCCCATTATGATTCACTTCAAGGAGCATGGGATTGGGCACGGAAGACTTTGATGAATCATGCTTCCGATAAGCGAGAACATCTTTACAC GAGAGAACAACTAGAGAAGGCACAAACTGCTGATCCT CTCTGGAATGCTTCTCAGCTGGAGATGGTCCACTATGGAAAGATGCATGGGTTTATGAG GATGTATTGGGCGAAGAAGATCCTTGAGTGGACAAGAGGACCTGAAGAAGCCCTTGAGATATCTATCTATTTGAACGACAAG TATTCAATAGACGGAAGGGACCCAAATGGATATGTAGGTTGCATGTGGTCAATTTGTGGCATTCATGACCAG GGTTGGCGAGAACGGCCAGTTTTCGGGAAGATACGTTACATGAACTATGCAGGGTGCAAAAGGAAATTTGATGTGGATGGTTACATAGGCTACGTGAAGAGATTTGTGAGTgaaatgaagaaaagaaaagcagAGAACCAACTCTGTGGAAAGCCAAAAGAACTTCGCAGTTAG
- the LOC133778265 gene encoding deoxyribodipyrimidine photo-lyase isoform X1: MASGSVQPGRIRILKNGSQPSDGKVGPVVYWMFRDQRLRDNWALIHAVDQANKANVPVAVAFNLFDQFLGAKARHLGFMLRGLKQLNLVMEETLQIPFYLFLGEAEETIPNFLRECGASLLVTDFSPLRKVRNCKEEMCRRVGESVTVHEVDAHNVVPIWVASEKLEYGARTIRTKINKKLPEYLIDFPILKPPITKWILENQVTDWDAIIAEVLRKGAEVPEISWCEPGEQAAMEVLMGSKNGFLTKRLKNYSSDRNNPLKPGALSGLSPYLHFGQISAQRCALEARAVRKASPEAVDTFLEELVVRRELADNFCFYQPHYDSLQGAWDWARKTLMNHASDKREHLYTREQLEKAQTADPLEMVHYGKMHGFMRMYWAKKILEWTRGPEEALEISIYLNDKYSIDGRDPNGYVGCMWSICGIHDQGWRERPVFGKIRYMNYAGCKRKFDVDGYIGYVKRFVSEMKKRKAENQLCGKPKELRS; the protein is encoded by the exons ATGGCCTCCGGATCCGTACAACCGGGACGGATAAGAATTCTGAAAAATGGCTCTCAACCTTCTGATGGAAAGGTGGGTCCCGTCGTTTACTGGATGTTTAGAGATCAACGGCTGAGAGACAATTGGGCTTTGATCCACGCCGTCGATCAGGCTAACAAGGCCAATGTCCCCGTTGCGGTGGCTTTCAATCTGTTTGATCAGTTTTTGGGCGCCAAGGCTCGACATTTAGGGTTTATGCTTAGGGGTTTGAAACAATTAAATCTTGTTATGGAAGAAACTCTTCAAATCCCGTTCTACTTGTTTTTG GGAGAAGCTGAAGAAACTATACCGAATTTCTTGAGAGAATGTGGGGCTTCGCTTCTAGTAACAGATTTttctccattaagaaaagttagAAATTGCAAAGAGGAAATGTGCAGAAGGGTTGGTGAGTCTGTGACTGTTCATGAAGTTGATGCTCACAATGTGGTGCCCATTTGGGTGGCATCTGAGAAATTGGAGTATGGAGCTAGGACTATAAGGACTAAGATAAATAAGAAGCTTCCTGAGTACCTTATTGATTTTCCTATATTGAAGCCACCAATTACGAAATGGATTCTTGAAAATCAAGTGACTGACTGGGATGCAATCATTGCTGAGGTTTTGAG GAAAGGAGCAGAAGTCCCTGAAATTTCATGGTGTGAACCAGGAGAGCAGGCAGCAATGGAAGTTTTGATGGGTAGTAAAAATGGCTTTTTGACAAAACGGTTGAAGAATTATTCTTCTGACAGGAATAATCCATTGAAGCCTGGAGCACTTTCTGGTCTTTCTCCCTATCTACATTTTGGCCAAATTTCAGCACAAAGGTGTGCCTTAGAGGCACGTGCTGTTAGGAAAGCTTCTCCTGAG GCAGTCGATACATTTTTGGAGGAGCTGGTAGTGCGGAGAGAACTTGCTGATAACTTCTGCTTCTACCAGCCCCATTATGATTCACTTCAAGGAGCATGGGATTGGGCACGGAAGACTTTGATGAATCATGCTTCCGATAAGCGAGAACATCTTTACAC GAGAGAACAACTAGAGAAGGCACAAACTGCTGATCCT CTGGAGATGGTCCACTATGGAAAGATGCATGGGTTTATGAG GATGTATTGGGCGAAGAAGATCCTTGAGTGGACAAGAGGACCTGAAGAAGCCCTTGAGATATCTATCTATTTGAACGACAAG TATTCAATAGACGGAAGGGACCCAAATGGATATGTAGGTTGCATGTGGTCAATTTGTGGCATTCATGACCAG GGTTGGCGAGAACGGCCAGTTTTCGGGAAGATACGTTACATGAACTATGCAGGGTGCAAAAGGAAATTTGATGTGGATGGTTACATAGGCTACGTGAAGAGATTTGTGAGTgaaatgaagaaaagaaaagcagAGAACCAACTCTGTGGAAAGCCAAAAGAACTTCGCAGTTAG
- the LOC133778265 gene encoding deoxyribodipyrimidine photo-lyase isoform X2: MASGSVQPGRIRILKNGSQPSDGKVGPVVYWMFRDQRLRDNWALIHAVDQANKANVPVAVAFNLFDQFLGAKARHLGFMLRGLKQLNLVMEETLQIPFYLFLGEAEETIPNFLRECGASLLVTDFSPLRKVRNCKEEMCRRVGESVTVHEVDAHNVVPIWVASEKLEYGARTIRTKINKKLPEYLIDFPILKPPITKWILENQVTDWDAIIAEVLRKGAEVPEISWCEPGEQAAMEVLMGSKNGFLTKRLKNYSSDRNNPLKPGALSGLSPYLHFGQISAQRCALEARAVRKASPEVSDVQLIAFVMVLLVFATLFICFSFYLLFKAVDTFLEELVVRRELADNFCFYQPHYDSLQGAWDWARKTLMNHASDKREHLYTREQLEKAQTADPLWNASQLEMVHYGKMHGFMRMYWAKKILEWTRGPEEALEISIYLNDKYSIDGRDPNGYVGCMWSICGIHDQGWRERPVFGKIRYMNYAGCKRKFDVDGYIGYVKRFVSEMKKRKAENQLCGKPKELRS, encoded by the exons ATGGCCTCCGGATCCGTACAACCGGGACGGATAAGAATTCTGAAAAATGGCTCTCAACCTTCTGATGGAAAGGTGGGTCCCGTCGTTTACTGGATGTTTAGAGATCAACGGCTGAGAGACAATTGGGCTTTGATCCACGCCGTCGATCAGGCTAACAAGGCCAATGTCCCCGTTGCGGTGGCTTTCAATCTGTTTGATCAGTTTTTGGGCGCCAAGGCTCGACATTTAGGGTTTATGCTTAGGGGTTTGAAACAATTAAATCTTGTTATGGAAGAAACTCTTCAAATCCCGTTCTACTTGTTTTTG GGAGAAGCTGAAGAAACTATACCGAATTTCTTGAGAGAATGTGGGGCTTCGCTTCTAGTAACAGATTTttctccattaagaaaagttagAAATTGCAAAGAGGAAATGTGCAGAAGGGTTGGTGAGTCTGTGACTGTTCATGAAGTTGATGCTCACAATGTGGTGCCCATTTGGGTGGCATCTGAGAAATTGGAGTATGGAGCTAGGACTATAAGGACTAAGATAAATAAGAAGCTTCCTGAGTACCTTATTGATTTTCCTATATTGAAGCCACCAATTACGAAATGGATTCTTGAAAATCAAGTGACTGACTGGGATGCAATCATTGCTGAGGTTTTGAG GAAAGGAGCAGAAGTCCCTGAAATTTCATGGTGTGAACCAGGAGAGCAGGCAGCAATGGAAGTTTTGATGGGTAGTAAAAATGGCTTTTTGACAAAACGGTTGAAGAATTATTCTTCTGACAGGAATAATCCATTGAAGCCTGGAGCACTTTCTGGTCTTTCTCCCTATCTACATTTTGGCCAAATTTCAGCACAAAGGTGTGCCTTAGAGGCACGTGCTGTTAGGAAAGCTTCTCCTGAGGTTAGTGATGTTCAGTTGATAGCATTTGTCATGGTACTCTTGGTTTTTGCCACGTTGTTTATATGTTTTTCCTTCTACTTGCTATTCAAGGCAGTCGATACATTTTTGGAGGAGCTGGTAGTGCGGAGAGAACTTGCTGATAACTTCTGCTTCTACCAGCCCCATTATGATTCACTTCAAGGAGCATGGGATTGGGCACGGAAGACTTTGATGAATCATGCTTCCGATAAGCGAGAACATCTTTACAC GAGAGAACAACTAGAGAAGGCACAAACTGCTGATCCT CTCTGGAATGCTTCTCAGCTGGAGATGGTCCACTATGGAAAGATGCATGGGTTTATGAG GATGTATTGGGCGAAGAAGATCCTTGAGTGGACAAGAGGACCTGAAGAAGCCCTTGAGATATCTATCTATTTGAACGACAAG TATTCAATAGACGGAAGGGACCCAAATGGATATGTAGGTTGCATGTGGTCAATTTGTGGCATTCATGACCAG GGTTGGCGAGAACGGCCAGTTTTCGGGAAGATACGTTACATGAACTATGCAGGGTGCAAAAGGAAATTTGATGTGGATGGTTACATAGGCTACGTGAAGAGATTTGTGAGTgaaatgaagaaaagaaaagcagAGAACCAACTCTGTGGAAAGCCAAAAGAACTTCGCAGTTAG